One Thermicanus aegyptius DSM 12793 DNA segment encodes these proteins:
- the ylbJ gene encoding sporulation integral membrane protein YlbJ, with product MNRREIFYGTFLSISSLIIVISFVLYPGEVFHSSLRGLTIWWEVVFPATLPFFVVAELLMGLGLAHFFGVLLEPVMRPLFNVPGAGSFVLAMGFSSGYPMAAKLTTLLRAKGLITKGEGERLVAFTTTSDPLFIFGAVAVGFFQRPLLGIFLAGIHYVTAVIVGLLMRFHDRRGKVTPVKEQEDFLLLRAFRAMNQARREDGRTLGKLLSESVSRSIQTLLLIGGLIMIFSVFMKLLEVLHVSLLLKWAFQGLLIFFHIPQPLSISLVNGLFEVTLGVKSAASEGIGIPLIHQVAMASAILAWGGLSVHAQIASILSQTDLSYKPLLVARLLHVGLATSGTYLLWDRTPSLSNTPTVPVFSRTFSLEDYWWQSVLYFTRFFYLLFALMICLGILLTLHQRLFKKG from the coding sequence TTGAACCGGAGAGAGATCTTTTATGGAACCTTTTTAAGCATAAGTTCCCTCATCATCGTGATCAGTTTTGTTCTCTATCCCGGAGAGGTCTTTCATTCCTCATTACGGGGGCTAACAATCTGGTGGGAAGTGGTCTTCCCTGCCACCCTTCCCTTCTTCGTGGTGGCGGAACTTTTGATGGGCTTAGGTCTGGCCCACTTCTTTGGTGTCCTTTTGGAGCCGGTCATGCGTCCTCTTTTTAATGTTCCAGGCGCAGGTTCCTTCGTGCTGGCCATGGGATTTTCTTCAGGATATCCCATGGCGGCAAAACTTACCACTCTTCTAAGGGCAAAGGGACTTATCACGAAGGGCGAGGGGGAGCGGCTCGTCGCCTTTACCACCACTTCCGATCCACTCTTTATCTTCGGAGCGGTAGCCGTCGGATTTTTCCAACGCCCTCTCCTTGGAATCTTCCTAGCCGGGATCCATTACGTGACGGCGGTAATTGTAGGTCTCCTGATGCGCTTCCATGACCGGAGGGGAAAAGTTACTCCCGTGAAGGAACAGGAAGATTTTCTCCTGCTCCGCGCATTTCGGGCCATGAATCAGGCGAGGAGGGAAGATGGCCGCACCTTGGGGAAGCTCCTCTCCGAATCGGTCTCACGCTCTATTCAAACTCTTCTTCTCATCGGCGGTCTTATCATGATCTTTTCCGTCTTTATGAAACTGCTCGAAGTGCTTCATGTAAGCCTACTTTTAAAGTGGGCTTTCCAAGGGCTTCTCATTTTTTTTCACATTCCCCAACCTTTATCCATCTCCCTCGTAAACGGTCTCTTTGAGGTTACTTTGGGGGTAAAAAGCGCCGCTTCCGAGGGGATCGGCATTCCCCTCATTCACCAAGTCGCCATGGCCTCTGCCATTCTCGCGTGGGGCGGGCTTTCCGTTCATGCCCAAATCGCCAGCATCTTAAGCCAGACCGACCTTTCGTATAAACCCCTTCTCGTCGCACGCCTTCTCCATGTGGGTTTGGCTACCTCCGGAACCTACCTTCTTTGGGACCGGACTCCATCGCTTTCCAACACTCCCACCGTTCCCGTTTTCTCCCGAACCTTCTCCTTGGAAGATTATTGGTGGCAGAGCGTTCTTTACTTCACCCGCTTTTTTTATCTCCTATTCGCCTTAATGATCTGCCTTGGAATCCTTCTCACCCTACATCAGCGGCTGTTTAAAAAGGGCTGA
- the fabD gene encoding ACP S-malonyltransferase — MKKVAFIFPGQGSQVVGMGKDLYGEEPVARRIFDEADERLGFSLSRLIFEGPEEELRLTYNTQPALYTVSSAFLAVIENRTPFIPDYVAGHSLGEYTAYHAAGAIPFGIGVELVRKRGEWMEEAYPAGRGAMAAILGMEREPLRLLCEEVTREGMRVELANLNSPGQIVLSGTREGVEEAGKRARERGAKRVIPLQVSGPFHSSLMSPAREKMEQKLKETEGLKDPVIPVISNVSAKEVTSREEMIQALIQQVTSPVLWEDSIRRLIQLGVTTFVEVGAGSVLTGLVKKIDKGAETRNVSNLEQLRAWVKEWEGEMKNA, encoded by the coding sequence ATGAAAAAAGTGGCCTTTATATTTCCCGGACAGGGTTCCCAGGTAGTCGGCATGGGGAAAGATCTTTACGGGGAAGAGCCGGTTGCGAGGAGGATTTTTGATGAGGCGGATGAGCGCCTGGGCTTTTCCCTTTCCCGCCTTATCTTCGAAGGGCCGGAGGAGGAGCTTCGCCTCACCTACAATACGCAGCCTGCCCTTTATACGGTAAGCAGCGCTTTTTTAGCGGTGATCGAGAACCGGACTCCATTCATTCCGGATTATGTTGCGGGGCACAGCCTGGGAGAATATACCGCTTATCATGCGGCGGGGGCGATCCCTTTCGGAATCGGGGTTGAACTGGTGCGGAAACGGGGAGAATGGATGGAGGAAGCGTATCCGGCGGGACGGGGAGCGATGGCGGCGATCCTCGGCATGGAAAGGGAGCCCCTCCGCTTACTCTGTGAAGAGGTGACCCGGGAAGGAATGCGGGTAGAATTGGCGAATCTCAATTCCCCTGGTCAGATTGTGCTCTCGGGTACTCGGGAAGGGGTGGAAGAAGCTGGAAAACGGGCCAGGGAGCGGGGCGCTAAGCGGGTTATTCCCTTGCAGGTTAGCGGTCCTTTCCATTCCTCTCTGATGAGTCCGGCCCGGGAGAAGATGGAGCAGAAGCTGAAAGAGACCGAGGGCTTAAAGGATCCGGTCATTCCCGTTATTTCGAATGTCTCGGCCAAAGAGGTTACTTCCAGAGAAGAGATGATCCAAGCCCTCATCCAACAGGTCACCTCTCCCGTTCTCTGGGAAGATTCCATCCGCCGCCTGATCCAATTGGGAGTGACCACCTTTGTAGAGGTGGGTGCCGGAAGCGTACTTACCGGCCTCGTGAAGAAGATTGATAAAGGAGCGGAGACCCGTAACGTTTCCAATCTGGAACAATTACGTGCATGGGTTAAAGAATGGGAAGGGGAGATGAAGAATGCTTAA
- the plsX gene encoding phosphate acyltransferase PlsX — protein MRRIALDAMGGDYAPEAPVKAAVEAVEKWTDLEILLVGEEKRLQAILGRGKPRVNIIPAREVIGTDEEPVKAIRTKKDSSLVVAARLVKEGEAEAVISAGNTGALMTAGLLIVGRIEGIDRPALSPILPTTSGGGVLVLDVGANVDAKPHHLLQYARMGNLYAEKVMGIKRPRIGLLNIGAEEKKGNELTKETFPLLQKESFHFIGNVEPRDVPFGAADVVVCEGFAGNVLLKTMEGTASALFNNLKEVFTSGLKNKLAAALLKSSLMNLKKRLDYKEYGGTLLLGLKGAVVKAHGSSDERAFVNAIGQARRFLELEVISLLEKSLKEEGRDA, from the coding sequence ATGAGACGGATTGCTCTCGATGCGATGGGAGGGGACTATGCTCCGGAGGCCCCCGTGAAGGCTGCTGTGGAAGCGGTTGAGAAATGGACCGATCTGGAGATTTTGTTGGTAGGGGAGGAAAAGAGGCTTCAAGCCATTCTCGGCAGAGGAAAGCCGAGGGTGAACATCATTCCGGCAAGGGAAGTGATCGGCACCGATGAAGAGCCTGTGAAAGCGATTCGTACCAAGAAGGATTCTTCCCTGGTGGTTGCAGCCCGCCTGGTGAAGGAAGGAGAGGCAGAGGCGGTCATTTCGGCGGGAAATACGGGTGCCCTGATGACGGCGGGTCTTTTAATCGTTGGGAGAATCGAAGGGATTGACCGGCCTGCCCTTTCCCCCATCCTGCCCACCACTTCCGGCGGAGGAGTGCTGGTCCTCGACGTGGGGGCAAATGTGGATGCGAAACCTCATCACCTCCTCCAGTATGCCCGCATGGGAAATCTCTATGCCGAGAAGGTGATGGGGATTAAGCGCCCGCGCATCGGGCTTCTGAACATCGGCGCGGAGGAGAAGAAGGGAAATGAACTGACGAAGGAAACCTTTCCTTTACTCCAAAAAGAGAGCTTTCATTTTATCGGCAACGTGGAACCCCGGGATGTCCCCTTTGGGGCGGCCGATGTGGTGGTTTGCGAAGGGTTTGCCGGGAATGTATTGCTGAAAACCATGGAGGGGACCGCCTCTGCCCTCTTTAACAATTTGAAGGAGGTCTTTACGTCCGGTTTGAAGAACAAATTGGCGGCAGCCCTGTTGAAATCCTCCTTGATGAACTTAAAGAAACGATTGGATTATAAGGAGTATGGGGGAACTCTGCTCTTGGGGTTAAAGGGTGCGGTGGTAAAGGCCCACGGCAGTTCCGATGAGCGAGCTTTCGTCAATGCCATCGGCCAGGCCAGGCGTTTTTTGGAGTTAGAAGTGATCTCCCTTTTGGAAAAATCATTAAAGGAAGAAGGAAGAGATGCATGA
- a CDS encoding HPr family phosphocarrier protein, which translates to MLHQKEITVDRPLRSNDIATIVSVSNEFQSEIHIRKENKQVNLKSPLGVYSLRLAKNDEVTIICHGPDSEAALNTVVRYFMDEKPLSYSRKQRS; encoded by the coding sequence ATGTTACATCAAAAGGAGATTACGGTGGATCGGCCCCTCCGGAGCAATGATATCGCCACGATTGTATCCGTTTCCAATGAATTTCAATCGGAGATCCACATTAGAAAAGAGAATAAGCAAGTAAACTTAAAGAGCCCCTTAGGCGTTTATTCCCTGCGTTTGGCGAAGAATGATGAAGTGACCATCATCTGTCACGGCCCCGACAGTGAGGCGGCTTTGAACACCGTGGTTCGTTACTTTATGGATGAAAAACCCCTCTCTTATTCCCGGAAGCAGCGATCATAG
- a CDS encoding glycosyltransferase family 4 protein, with protein sequence MNPLLILTPGSYPIPSPRASSVELALFSWASLLHPTIPLTIVGKEPADEGIMNGKGVGPSFHYIRCGDKREYLMKSIEVIRREKPKIIQVENRPHFLPALKKNFPEIPLLLSLHSFTFLRSDSISPSLRSQSLKLADAILVNSHALKRLLVRQHAEIGEKIEVIPLGVDADRFHPLPEDERQRRRRKFLHGSEWNRPILLYVGRLIPQKGVHLLLQAVKRLQMEKLAVLLLIAGGNKYGINQETPYVSHLKREAVSLKDSVRFLPYIPHDEIHQLYPAADLFLMPSIGFEAFGLVNLEAMSSCLPVVASRNGGIREIIRHEKEGLLVPIGEPEPIVQAVKTLLLNPPLAKEMGNRGRKRVKAHFTWHHVAHRMRRVYGRFL encoded by the coding sequence ATGAATCCCCTCCTCATCCTAACCCCCGGCTCCTATCCCATTCCTTCCCCCCGAGCCAGCTCTGTGGAACTCGCCCTTTTCTCCTGGGCCTCTCTCCTTCACCCCACCATTCCCCTCACCATCGTGGGAAAAGAACCTGCCGATGAGGGAATCATGAACGGGAAAGGGGTAGGGCCATCCTTCCATTACATTCGTTGCGGGGACAAAAGGGAATATCTCATGAAGAGCATTGAAGTGATACGGAGAGAGAAGCCGAAGATCATTCAGGTGGAGAATCGCCCCCACTTCCTTCCTGCCCTGAAAAAAAACTTTCCGGAGATCCCCCTCCTGCTCTCCCTTCACTCCTTCACCTTTCTTCGGTCCGATTCCATTTCCCCTTCCCTGCGATCCCAGTCTCTAAAGTTGGCCGACGCCATACTCGTAAACAGCCACGCACTAAAAAGGCTCCTCGTCCGCCAACATGCGGAGATCGGGGAGAAAATCGAAGTGATTCCCCTGGGGGTTGATGCGGATCGCTTTCATCCCCTCCCAGAGGATGAACGGCAAAGGAGAAGAAGGAAGTTTCTTCATGGAAGTGAATGGAATCGACCCATCCTCCTCTATGTAGGTCGGCTCATCCCCCAGAAGGGCGTTCACCTCCTGCTTCAAGCGGTAAAAAGGCTTCAAATGGAGAAACTGGCGGTTCTCCTCCTCATCGCAGGGGGAAATAAATATGGAATTAATCAGGAAACCCCCTATGTTTCCCATTTAAAACGGGAAGCCGTTTCTCTAAAAGACTCCGTTCGTTTTCTTCCTTATATCCCCCACGATGAAATTCATCAGCTTTACCCGGCAGCCGATCTCTTTCTCATGCCTTCCATCGGGTTTGAAGCCTTCGGTCTCGTCAACCTGGAGGCTATGTCGTCGTGCCTCCCGGTGGTGGCCAGTCGGAACGGCGGGATCCGGGAAATCATCCGGCATGAAAAAGAAGGCCTTCTGGTTCCCATCGGAGAGCCGGAGCCCATCGTTCAAGCGGTAAAAACCCTTCTTCTCAATCCCCCGTTGGCAAAAGAGATGGGAAACCGGGGGAGAAAGAGGGTGAAAGCCCATTTTACATGGCATCATGTCGCCCATCGGATGCGTCGGGTCTATGGGCGCTTCCTATAA
- a CDS encoding DUF523 domain-containing protein: MILVSACLAGLRTRYDGGDNLQEKVLQWVREGKAVLACPEQLGGLSTPRLPAEIVGGSGEDVLDGKARVMDMEGNDVTDAFLKGAEETLRIARMYGCKGAVLKESSPSCGSTLTYDGTFSRHKIPGQGVTAALLRRNGVEVFSEKDLSEENKLQPFLNSR; encoded by the coding sequence ATGATCTTGGTAAGCGCTTGTCTTGCAGGGCTTAGGACGAGATATGACGGGGGGGACAACCTGCAGGAGAAGGTCCTCCAGTGGGTTCGCGAGGGGAAGGCGGTTCTCGCCTGCCCGGAGCAGCTGGGAGGGCTTTCTACTCCCCGTTTACCGGCGGAGATTGTTGGAGGGAGCGGGGAGGATGTCCTCGATGGGAAGGCAAGGGTGATGGATATGGAGGGGAACGATGTAACCGATGCCTTCCTGAAAGGGGCGGAAGAAACGCTCCGCATCGCCCGGATGTATGGGTGTAAAGGGGCGGTTCTCAAGGAATCGAGTCCATCCTGCGGCTCAACCCTCACATATGACGGCACCTTTTCCCGCCATAAAATACCGGGTCAAGGGGTTACAGCCGCTCTCCTCAGAAGAAACGGGGTCGAGGTTTTCTCGGAAAAGGATTTATCGGAGGAGAATAAGCTTCAGCCCTTTTTAAACAGCCGCTGA
- the fapR gene encoding transcription factor FapR, whose translation MARLLKQERQEELRRVLLENPFYTDDELARRFSVSIQTIRLDRMELGIPELRERLKQVAERRFDPLRSLLEEEVIGEIVDLTLDQSAISILTITEEHVFSRTGIARGHILFAQANSLAVALTNAEVALTAQANIRFLRPVHLGERVIAKAKVVKEGKREYLSVRVDGYVNEEMVMTGEFLVYRRQEKAQEREEKE comes from the coding sequence ATCGCACGTTTATTAAAACAAGAAAGGCAAGAGGAACTCCGCCGGGTTCTTTTAGAGAACCCTTTCTATACCGATGATGAGTTGGCCCGCCGTTTTTCGGTAAGCATCCAGACGATCCGCTTGGATCGCATGGAGCTTGGGATTCCGGAACTCAGGGAGAGGCTAAAGCAGGTGGCGGAACGCCGCTTTGATCCCCTTCGTTCCTTATTGGAGGAGGAAGTGATTGGTGAGATCGTAGACCTGACATTGGATCAGTCAGCCATTTCCATCTTGACGATTACCGAGGAGCATGTCTTCTCCCGAACTGGGATCGCCCGGGGGCATATCCTCTTTGCCCAAGCCAATTCCTTGGCCGTCGCTTTAACCAATGCGGAGGTCGCCTTGACCGCCCAGGCCAACATTCGCTTTCTCCGCCCTGTACATCTCGGGGAGAGGGTGATTGCCAAGGCCAAAGTCGTGAAGGAAGGAAAGAGAGAATACTTATCGGTAAGAGTAGATGGCTATGTGAATGAAGAGATGGTGATGACAGGAGAATTCCTCGTTTACAGGAGACAGGAGAAGGCGCAGGAAAGGGAGGAGAAAGAATGA
- the rpmF gene encoding 50S ribosomal protein L32 has protein sequence MAVPFRKTSKTRKRMRRTHFKLSIPGMVKCDHCGEYKLSHRVCPHCGHYKGEVVVEKE, from the coding sequence ATGGCAGTGCCTTTTAGAAAAACTTCTAAAACCCGTAAGAGAATGCGCAGGACTCATTTTAAATTGAGCATTCCGGGAATGGTAAAATGCGACCATTGCGGAGAATATAAACTTTCCCATCGCGTTTGCCCGCATTGCGGCCATTATAAGGGGGAAGTCGTGGTCGAGAAGGAATGA
- a CDS encoding beta-ketoacyl-ACP synthase III → MTRSVGILGTGSYVPERVLTNHDLEKMVDTSDEWIVTRTGIRERRIADEHTASSDLAYEAAVRALKKSGISAEELDLILVATVTPDMFFPSTACLLQDRLGAKKAAAFDLSAACPGFIYGLATGAQFIASGLYRYVLVIGVETLSKITDWKDRNTCVLFGDGAGAAVLGPVEDGAGFLSFVLGADGSGKDHLYIPAGGSRKPATCETVEANEHTLRMNGREVFKFAVRVMNSATDEAIEKAGITREDIDLLVPHQANLRIIDAAVEKLGLSSEKVVVNLDRYGNMSSASIPVALDEAWEEGRIHGGDHLLFVAFGAGLTWGATVLKWSESIAPSQAKK, encoded by the coding sequence ATGACGCGATCAGTAGGAATTTTGGGAACCGGTTCATATGTGCCGGAGCGGGTCTTAACGAATCACGATTTGGAGAAGATGGTAGATACCAGCGACGAATGGATCGTTACGCGAACGGGAATCCGGGAGCGGCGCATCGCCGATGAACATACCGCTTCTTCCGATTTGGCTTATGAGGCGGCGGTACGGGCTCTCAAGAAATCGGGGATTTCTGCCGAAGAACTGGATCTCATCTTAGTCGCAACGGTGACGCCGGATATGTTCTTTCCCAGCACCGCCTGTCTCCTTCAGGATCGTCTGGGGGCAAAGAAGGCCGCCGCTTTTGATCTATCCGCCGCTTGTCCGGGTTTTATCTATGGCTTGGCAACCGGCGCCCAATTTATCGCTTCCGGTTTATACCGGTATGTGTTGGTCATCGGAGTGGAAACCTTGTCAAAGATTACGGACTGGAAGGATCGGAACACCTGTGTCCTCTTTGGAGATGGGGCGGGGGCTGCCGTGTTAGGTCCCGTAGAGGATGGTGCAGGATTTCTCTCCTTTGTCCTGGGGGCTGACGGTTCAGGAAAGGATCATCTTTATATCCCCGCAGGCGGTTCCCGAAAGCCGGCCACCTGCGAGACCGTAGAGGCCAATGAGCATACGCTCCGCATGAACGGCCGGGAAGTCTTTAAGTTCGCCGTACGGGTGATGAATTCGGCCACCGATGAGGCGATCGAGAAGGCGGGAATTACCCGGGAAGATATTGATCTTCTCGTACCTCATCAGGCTAATCTCCGCATCATCGATGCAGCCGTAGAAAAGCTGGGATTATCTTCGGAAAAAGTGGTGGTAAATCTGGATCGCTATGGGAATATGTCCTCCGCTTCGATCCCGGTTGCGTTGGACGAAGCGTGGGAGGAAGGTCGGATTCATGGCGGAGATCATCTCCTCTTTGTTGCCTTTGGGGCGGGACTTACCTGGGGAGCCACGGTGCTGAAGTGGTCGGAGAGTATTGCTCCCTCTCAAGCTAAAAAATAA
- a CDS encoding SepM family pheromone-processing serine protease — protein sequence MRTRMIMRKRWLTTIPILVVVIASLFLIQLPYFTMSPGAALELSPIVQVQGGYRDEKGKLMMTTVRTDRATLFSYLYAQLSPTTDLVPLQQILSPNEDVNQYFKRQEAVMKDSQQTAIIVAFQKANVPIQVINKGAVVTEIIPGMPAEKLLKAGDVITAVDGEKVENAEELISALRGRSKGEKVELSLLREGSPMTITIPLAPFPTEWQIKGEGQKVGIGIYSPATEREVIPSKKVNFKTEHIGGPSAGLMFTLELINQLTPGDLTKGYAIAGTGTISMDGTVGPIGGIQHKVVGAKRKGAAIFFAPDNPPLPGERSNYEDAVEANKRLNLGLKIIPVKKLDDALNYLSSLPPNGER from the coding sequence ATGCGCACTAGAATGATCATGAGAAAAAGATGGCTTACCACCATCCCGATTCTTGTGGTTGTGATCGCCTCCCTTTTTTTGATTCAACTTCCCTATTTCACCATGAGCCCGGGAGCTGCCCTGGAGTTGTCTCCGATCGTGCAGGTGCAGGGGGGGTATCGGGATGAGAAAGGGAAATTGATGATGACGACGGTGCGGACGGACCGGGCAACGCTCTTTTCTTATCTCTATGCCCAACTTAGTCCAACCACCGATCTGGTTCCTTTGCAACAGATCTTGAGCCCCAATGAAGATGTGAATCAATATTTCAAGCGGCAGGAAGCGGTCATGAAGGACTCCCAACAGACGGCCATCATCGTTGCTTTTCAGAAGGCGAACGTTCCCATTCAGGTGATCAATAAGGGAGCCGTGGTTACGGAGATCATTCCAGGGATGCCGGCGGAGAAACTCTTAAAAGCAGGAGATGTTATTACTGCCGTCGATGGCGAGAAGGTGGAGAACGCAGAGGAGTTGATCAGCGCCCTTCGGGGCAGGAGCAAAGGAGAAAAAGTAGAACTATCCCTGCTTCGTGAAGGAAGTCCCATGACCATCACCATCCCGTTGGCTCCTTTTCCAACAGAATGGCAAATCAAAGGGGAAGGGCAAAAGGTGGGGATCGGAATCTACTCCCCTGCGACAGAACGGGAGGTGATTCCCTCGAAAAAAGTAAACTTTAAGACGGAACACATCGGTGGTCCTTCCGCCGGACTTATGTTTACCTTGGAACTGATCAACCAGCTTACCCCCGGCGACTTGACGAAAGGATACGCCATTGCCGGAACGGGCACCATCTCCATGGATGGAACCGTGGGACCCATCGGAGGAATCCAGCATAAAGTGGTGGGGGCCAAGAGGAAGGGAGCGGCCATCTTCTTCGCGCCGGACAATCCTCCTCTCCCCGGTGAACGCTCCAATTATGAAGATGCGGTTGAGGCAAACAAAAGGCTAAACTTAGGTCTTAAAATCATTCCGGTGAAGAAGCTGGATGACGCCCTGAATTACCTTTCCTCTTTACCGCCGAACGGCGAACGTTGA
- a CDS encoding YceD family protein — translation MRLRRSELERAAGVSIPLSFSFPFQEKVNDRGVLSLLEIHFSGEALYTQRLVTMKGELRFDATLACSRCLKPLRESFTIPIQEYFAQKGDHLTTTLEEDEINRYSGDEIDLLPPLKEWVLLSLPPYPLCSPDCKGLCPICGANRNEKECGCETDQIDPRLADLAKFFEK, via the coding sequence TTGCGGCTAAGACGATCAGAACTTGAGAGGGCGGCGGGAGTTTCGATTCCCCTTTCTTTTTCTTTCCCCTTTCAAGAAAAGGTAAACGATCGGGGAGTTCTCTCCTTATTGGAGATCCATTTCTCCGGAGAGGCGTTATATACCCAACGGTTGGTGACAATGAAGGGTGAGCTCCGGTTTGATGCGACGTTGGCTTGCTCTCGTTGCCTTAAGCCGCTCAGGGAGAGTTTCACCATTCCGATTCAGGAATACTTCGCACAAAAGGGGGATCACCTGACCACCACACTGGAGGAAGATGAGATTAACCGATATTCGGGGGATGAGATCGATCTCCTCCCTCCGCTGAAAGAATGGGTTCTCCTCTCCCTTCCCCCCTACCCCCTCTGCAGTCCCGATTGCAAGGGGTTATGTCCCATATGCGGGGCGAACCGGAACGAGAAGGAGTGCGGTTGTGAAACCGATCAGATCGATCCCCGTCTGGCTGATCTCGCCAAGTTCTTCGAAAAATAA
- a CDS encoding patatin-like phospholipase family protein — protein sequence MRPKIGLALGSGGVRGYAHIGVLKVFEENGIPIDYVVGSSMGSIVSVLYANRINLDHLSRLAIYLKKKHLFDYSVPRLGFIKGEKIKEMVRLLTQRKKLEDLYIPTAVVATDLTRGERFVFREGPIDEAVRASIAIPGIFEPVQMGDRLLVDGGVIERVPVPTAREMGADLVIGVDVSHRSVNRRARSIFEVIMQTIDIMDREIFMNRASGADLLIRPNVGHFDTTSFERVEEIIQEGERAAREKIKEIEALIQGWGIKHAH from the coding sequence ATGCGACCTAAAATCGGTTTGGCATTAGGTAGCGGCGGAGTGCGTGGGTACGCCCATATCGGGGTGTTAAAGGTTTTTGAAGAAAACGGCATTCCGATCGATTATGTGGTAGGAAGCAGCATGGGAAGCATTGTGAGCGTCCTGTATGCGAACCGAATCAACCTGGATCATCTATCCCGCTTGGCGATCTACTTAAAGAAGAAACACCTCTTTGACTATTCCGTTCCCCGTCTCGGTTTCATTAAGGGGGAGAAGATCAAGGAGATGGTCCGCCTTCTCACCCAGCGAAAGAAATTGGAAGATCTTTACATTCCAACCGCCGTCGTCGCTACCGATTTAACCCGAGGAGAGCGGTTCGTTTTCCGAGAAGGACCGATCGACGAAGCGGTAAGAGCCAGCATTGCGATCCCCGGCATTTTTGAACCGGTGCAGATGGGAGATCGCCTTCTGGTGGACGGTGGGGTTATTGAACGGGTTCCGGTTCCTACAGCCCGGGAGATGGGGGCTGATTTGGTCATCGGTGTGGATGTTTCCCATCGATCCGTCAATCGAAGGGCTCGTTCGATTTTCGAAGTGATTATGCAGACCATTGATATCATGGACCGCGAAATCTTTATGAACCGAGCCAGCGGAGCAGATCTCCTCATCCGGCCCAATGTAGGACATTTTGATACCACTTCCTTTGAACGGGTGGAAGAGATTATCCAAGAGGGAGAACGGGCAGCCCGGGAAAAAATAAAAGAAATTGAAGCATTGATACAAGGTTGGGGGATAAAACATGCGCACTAG
- a CDS encoding YheC/YheD family protein — MSNRLVGILIDPLIYQGILHQENTRENPHFYEEGAKAYGLSPIYFRLKDLRIREGTVLALTKEGTRVQRRSCPIPDIIHNRIIPKNWREREVLRRLTRSGKKIFNRVNRLSKWSVYRLLRKEPSLHPHLPQTYLANRATLTLMMNRYSNLILKPDNGSIGEGIMRLERKGKRWNLNYPTRLRNGRTRWKHISFTTKIPQFLLKRLQQRKYLVQEGISFVKKEGRPFDLRVAVQKEYGGKWKVTGIVAKVAAKGHFLTNVARGGKCHSLEEVLANHPSLTPALVESRLIPLALQAAHLLEKQVPFLADMGLDMGCNEEGHLYLIEINLRDLRITFRNAGLLEAWKRVHATPMAYAAYLLDQQERKATP; from the coding sequence ATGAGCAACCGCCTCGTCGGCATCCTGATCGACCCCTTGATCTATCAAGGCATTCTTCATCAGGAAAATACCCGAGAAAACCCCCACTTTTATGAAGAAGGGGCGAAAGCGTATGGTCTTTCTCCCATCTATTTCCGACTAAAGGATCTAAGGATCCGGGAAGGAACGGTGCTTGCCCTCACCAAAGAGGGAACCCGAGTACAAAGAAGGTCCTGCCCGATCCCGGATATCATTCATAACCGGATTATTCCAAAAAATTGGAGGGAGAGGGAAGTCCTGAGACGGCTTACCCGTTCGGGAAAAAAAATCTTCAATCGAGTAAACCGCCTCTCCAAATGGTCGGTCTATCGCCTTCTTCGAAAAGAGCCTAGCCTTCATCCTCATCTTCCCCAAACCTATCTGGCCAATCGGGCCACGCTTACCCTCATGATGAACCGCTATTCCAACCTCATTTTGAAACCGGATAACGGCAGCATCGGCGAGGGGATCATGCGTTTAGAACGGAAAGGAAAAAGGTGGAATCTCAATTACCCGACTCGGTTAAGAAATGGAAGGACACGATGGAAACACATTTCTTTTACCACCAAGATCCCCCAATTTCTCCTGAAACGTCTGCAGCAGCGGAAATATCTGGTTCAGGAAGGGATCTCCTTCGTCAAAAAAGAGGGGCGCCCTTTTGATCTACGGGTTGCCGTCCAAAAAGAATATGGAGGAAAGTGGAAAGTAACCGGAATCGTCGCTAAAGTGGCAGCCAAGGGACATTTCCTGACCAATGTGGCGCGGGGTGGAAAATGCCACTCCTTAGAAGAGGTTTTGGCGAATCACCCTTCTCTTACTCCTGCACTGGTCGAATCCCGCCTCATCCCGCTCGCCCTTCAGGCGGCGCATCTGCTGGAAAAACAAGTCCCCTTTCTCGCCGATATGGGATTGGATATGGGATGTAACGAAGAGGGGCATCTCTATCTCATCGAAATAAACTTGAGGGACTTACGCATCACCTTCCGGAACGCCGGACTGCTGGAGGCGTGGAAGAGAGTTCACGCCACCCCCATGGCCTATGCGGCCTATCTGCTCGATCAACAAGAAAGGAAAGCAACACCATGA